One window of the Nicotiana tabacum cultivar K326 chromosome 4, ASM71507v2, whole genome shotgun sequence genome contains the following:
- the LOC107761249 gene encoding zinc finger protein CONSTANS-LIKE 16-like: MMTSESKTANAIGGKTARACDCCLSKRARWFCPADDAFLCQSCDVSVHSANQLASRHERVRLETSSNKSTDTKFVDQTVSQPSWHQGFTRKARTPRNGKNKSTQIGQRKKDEENMVPEMGSEENSPDENEFENEEQLLYRVPVFDPFEAELCCTVPNEVVDETTTINDLDILLNSEDVCDDLGIPEFLSSEIELAEFAADVESLLGEEFRVVAEEEEQSRLINGSVEDNKAIKIEVEDEEMRAVVACHLDPELDMAREALNWDFEYEETVEQKVNMTAATEFVPSAECGGSKADAKRRLLLRLNYEAVISAWPNQSSPWTNGIRPHFNPDDCWPDFLETCIGEGGVHQPYGGGKVRGGDGGREERVSRYREKRRTRLFSKKIRYQVRKLNAEKRPRLKGRFVKRTTSFSPPGFPYLMNKR, encoded by the exons ATGATGACTAGTGAAAGCAAGACGGCAAATGCCATTGGAGGAAAAACAGCTAGAGCTTGTGATTGCTGTTTATCAAAGCGGGCTCGTTGGTTTTGCCCTGCTGATGATGCCTTTCTTTGTCAATCCTGTGATGTTTCAGTCCATTCAGCTAACCAATTAGCGAGTCGCCATGAAAGAGTTCGTCTTGAAACATCTTCTAATAAATCAACTGACACCAAATTCGTCGACCAAACTGTTTCTCAACCTTCTTGGCACCAAGGGTTTACTCGGAAGGCAAGAACACCAAGAAATGGTAAGAATAAAAGTACACAAATTGGACAACGGAAAAAGGACGAGGAAAATATGGTACCAGAAATGGGAAGTGAAGAAAACTCACCGgatgaaaatgaatttgaaaATGAAGAGCAGCTTCTTTATCGCGTCCCTGTATTCGATCCCTTTGAAGCAGAACTCTGCTGCACAGTCCCAAATGAAGTGGTAGATGAAACCACTACAATTAATGACTTAGACATTTTGTTGAACAGTGAAGATGTATGCGATGATTTAGGGATTCCTGAGTTTCTATCTTCTGAGATTGAACTTGCTGAATTCGCTGCCGATGTTGAAAGCTTGTTAGGCGAAGAGTTTAGAGTAGtagcagaagaagaagaacagaGTCGGTTAATTAACGGTTCTGTTGAAGATAATAAGGCAATAAAGATTGAGGTTGAAGATGAAGAAATGAGAGCTGTTGTTGCTTGTCATTTGGATCCTGAATTGGACATGGCAAGGGAAGCGCTGAATTGGGATTTTGAATATGAAGAGACAGTTGAACAGAAGGTAAATATGACTGCAGCAACAGAGTTTGTCCCTAGTGCAGAATGTGGCGGCAGTAAAGCTGATGCAAAAAGGAGGCTGCTTTTGAGGCTTAATTATGAGGCAGTCATTAGTGCTTGGCCAAATCAATCTTCTCCCTGGACTAATGGAATCCGACCCCATTTCAATCCTGATGACTGCTGGCCTGATTTCTTG GAAACATGTATTGGAGAAGGAGGAGTTCATCAACCATATGGCGGGGGAAAAGTAAGAGGCGGGGATGGAGGAAGAGAAGAAAGGGTGTCACGTTACAGAGAGAAGAGGAGGACAAgattgttttccaagaaaattcGGTACCAAGTAAGGAAACTAAATGCTGAAAAAAGACCTCGTCTCAAAGGACGATTCGTTAAAAGGACGACGTCGTTTTCACCACCTGGTTTTCCGTACCTTATGAATAAACGATGA
- the LOC107761248 gene encoding lysM domain-containing GPI-anchored protein 1, whose amino-acid sequence MTRKVVFPILLPILLLCLPYFMVAKSVIEPCNASDSCSSYLSYRLPLDSKISEIAFRFKVNVSDLLAANSIGSNQVNQIQPEKSFVKIPILCSCVNGIRRSSSTHYTIGVADTLMSISELYGGLVSAEQIGIANGVDAEHPLASGQSLVIPLPCTCFNNSNNDVDLIYMSYVVQSGDDLTRIAAEYGVTVGNLEIINGLGQPQIDPGDILAIPLAACSAANLNWYNESLIIPNGSYALTANNCIKCGCSSTDLSMECSASGIVDKCSHLQCKDSNLFIGENHEKHTASGNCNVTACIYRGHLGGKTFRSLVNSTDVKCLGNQSQHTGLSMASPATDLALSPSPSPYSAKSHTLELMNSSPAHRHSKKLLSQALHFSLLVLELILEIFL is encoded by the exons ATGACAAGGAAAGTTGTTTTCCCTATTCTACTCCCAATTCTGCTTCTTTGTCTGCCATATTTTATGGTAGCAAAATCTGTGATTGAACCTTGTAATGCATCTGATTCATGCTCCTCTTATCTCTCCTATCGCCTTCCGTTGGACTCCAAGATTTCTGAAATAGCATTCAGGTTTAAAGTCAATGTCTCTGATCTTTTAGCAGCCAACTCTATTGGTTCAAATCAAGTAAACCAAATCCAACCTGAAAAATCATTTGTGAAGATACCCATTTTGTGTTCATGTGTCAATGGCATACGACGATCTTCGTCTACTCATTACACGATTGGAGTAGCTGATACATTGATGTCAATATCAGAACTGTATGGAGGACTTGTTAGTGCAGAACAGATTGGTATTGCAAATGGAGTTGATGCAGAACATCCTTTAGCCAGTGGACAGAGTCTTGTGATTCCTTTGCCATGTACATGTTTCAATAATAGCAATAATGATGTAGACCTCATATACATGTCATATGTGGTACAGAGTGGAGATGACTTAACAAGAATTGCAGCAGAATATGGTGTCACAGTTGGCAATTTGGAGATCATAAATGGGCTTGGTCAACCTCAAATTGATCCTGGAGATATTCTGGCTATTCCTCTTGCTG CATGTTCAGCAGCAAATCTGAATTGGTACAACGAAAGCCTAATAATTCCGAATGGTTCTTATGCTTTAACTGCTAACAACTGCATCAAATGTGGCTGCAGTTCTACTGATCTCAG CATGGAGTGTTCAGCTTCAGGAATTGTGGATAAATGTTCACATTTACAGTGCAAAGACTCCAATCTCTTTATCGGAGAAAACCACGAAAAGCACACAGCATCTGGTAATTGCAATGTTACAGCCTGCATTTATCGTGGACATCTTGGAGGCAAAACTTTTAGAAG TTTGGTGAATTCAACTGATGTCAAGTGTTTAG GTAACCAGAGTCAACATACAGGGTTATCAATGGCGTCTCCAGCAACTGATTTGGCATTATCTCCATCTCCATCCCCTTATTCAGCCAAAAGCCACACATTAGAACTCATGAATTCTAGTCCTGCGCATAGACATAGCAAAAAATTGCTATCTCAAGCGTTACACTTTAGTTTATTGGTTTTGGAGCTTATCCTTGAAATATTCTTGTAa